One Mycobacterium marseillense DNA window includes the following coding sequences:
- a CDS encoding STAS/SEC14 domain-containing protein, with the protein MIEVLPDMPAGVTGIRVSGRLRGDDLREFKPTMEELLEGGEIRIVEVIASDYEGFGPGGLVENLKLGLGAVFTHHAAFKRIAVVSDKEWVAHTLHALAWMVPGELAVFRLDGLERAKEWAAG; encoded by the coding sequence ATGATCGAAGTGCTTCCCGACATGCCCGCGGGAGTGACCGGCATTCGCGTGTCGGGCCGACTCCGCGGGGACGATCTGCGTGAATTCAAGCCCACCATGGAAGAGCTGCTGGAAGGCGGCGAGATCAGGATCGTGGAGGTCATCGCATCCGATTACGAGGGCTTCGGGCCCGGCGGGTTGGTCGAGAACCTGAAGCTGGGGCTCGGCGCCGTATTCACGCATCACGCGGCCTTCAAGCGAATCGCGGTCGTGTCCGACAAGGAATGGGTCGCCCATACCCTGCATGCGCTGGCGTGGATGGTCCCAGGGGAACTCGCCGTGTTCCGGCTCGATGGACTCGAGCGCGCCAAGGAGTGGGCTGCCGGGTAG
- a CDS encoding MarR family transcriptional regulator produces the protein MADSRPDKRDPIAAARANWERAGWGDVAPGMVAVTSVMRAHQILLARVETALRPYDLSFSRYELLRLLAFSRAGALPITKASDRLQVHVTSVTHAIRRLEADGLVQRVPHPTDGRTTLVQITDLGRSTVEDATVTLNKQVFADLGMSDAESQDLASSIETLRRNAGDF, from the coding sequence GTGGCCGACTCACGACCGGACAAGCGTGACCCGATCGCCGCGGCGCGCGCCAACTGGGAGCGTGCCGGGTGGGGCGACGTGGCGCCGGGCATGGTCGCGGTCACGTCGGTGATGCGGGCGCATCAGATCCTGCTGGCCCGCGTGGAAACGGCGCTGCGGCCCTATGACCTCAGCTTCTCCCGTTACGAATTGCTACGGCTGCTGGCGTTCAGCCGGGCCGGGGCGCTACCCATCACCAAGGCCTCCGACCGGCTGCAGGTCCATGTCACCAGCGTGACGCATGCGATCCGCCGGCTGGAGGCCGACGGGCTGGTGCAGCGGGTTCCGCACCCCACCGACGGGCGCACCACGCTGGTGCAGATCACCGACCTGGGCCGCTCCACCGTCGAGGACGCCACGGTCACGCTCAACAAGCAGGTCTTCGCCGACCTCGGGATGTCCGACGCCGAATCGCAGGACCTGGCGTCGTCCATCGAGACATTGCGCCGCAACGCCGGCGACTTCTGA
- a CDS encoding anti-sigma factor family protein, whose protein sequence is MDEMNTPVADIGPPEDRYAMWDAAYVLGSLSAAQRREFETHMAHCPACRDAVADLSGVPALLSQLDRDEVAAIDESGPAPEMSDQLLPSLLAAVRWRRRRTRVVTWVASAAAAAVLAIGVFVGLEGWSSGPAQQVTASAEPMAQVGTSLLTSSVEVTGQHWGTSIALRCVCLAPLNAHHDTLAMVVVGRDGSQTRLATWVAVPGHTATPAGAISTPVDQIAAVQVVAADSGKVLLQRAL, encoded by the coding sequence ATGGATGAAATGAACACGCCGGTGGCCGATATCGGCCCTCCCGAAGACCGCTACGCGATGTGGGATGCCGCATACGTGCTGGGGTCGCTGTCGGCCGCGCAACGCCGCGAATTCGAGACACACATGGCGCACTGCCCGGCCTGCCGGGACGCCGTCGCCGACCTCAGTGGCGTGCCGGCCCTGCTGTCGCAGCTGGACCGCGACGAGGTGGCCGCGATCGACGAGTCCGGCCCGGCGCCGGAGATGTCTGACCAATTGCTGCCGTCATTGCTGGCCGCGGTGCGGTGGCGCCGGCGCCGCACCCGGGTGGTGACCTGGGTGGCGTCCGCCGCCGCGGCCGCGGTGCTGGCGATCGGGGTGTTCGTCGGCCTCGAGGGGTGGTCGTCGGGCCCCGCCCAGCAGGTGACCGCGTCGGCCGAGCCGATGGCGCAGGTGGGCACCTCACTGCTGACCTCCAGCGTCGAGGTCACCGGCCAGCACTGGGGGACCTCCATCGCCCTGCGGTGCGTGTGCCTGGCGCCGCTGAACGCGCACCATGACACGCTGGCGATGGTCGTGGTGGGCCGCGACGGCAGCCAGACCCGGCTGGCGACCTGGGTGGCCGTGCCCGGCCACACCGCGACACCCGCGGGCGCGATCTCGACCCCGGTCGACCAGATCGCCGCCGTGCAGGTGGTCGCCGCCGATAGCGGCAAGGTGCTGTTGCAGCGCGCGCTGTAG
- a CDS encoding sigma-70 family RNA polymerase sigma factor has translation MARVASSPAAEAALMKALYDEHAAVLWRYALRLTGDTSQSEDVVQETLLRAWQHPEVIGDTERSARAWLFTVARNMIIDDRRSARFRNVVGSTDVAGAPEQSTPDEVNAALDRLLIADAMAQLSADHRAVIERSYYRGWTTTQIAADLGIAEGTVKSRLHYAVRALRLTLQELGVTR, from the coding sequence GTGGCTCGTGTCGCTAGTAGCCCGGCTGCCGAAGCCGCTCTGATGAAGGCGCTCTACGACGAACACGCCGCCGTGCTGTGGCGCTACGCGCTGCGGCTGACGGGGGACACGAGCCAGTCCGAGGATGTGGTCCAGGAGACGCTGCTGCGGGCGTGGCAACACCCCGAAGTCATCGGCGACACCGAGCGCTCGGCGCGGGCGTGGTTGTTCACCGTCGCCCGCAACATGATCATCGACGATCGGCGCAGCGCGCGGTTCCGCAACGTCGTCGGTTCCACGGACGTGGCGGGGGCGCCTGAACAGTCCACGCCGGACGAGGTCAACGCGGCCCTGGACCGGTTGCTGATAGCGGACGCGATGGCCCAGCTGTCCGCCGATCACCGAGCGGTGATCGAACGGTCCTACTACCGCGGTTGGACCACCACGCAGATCGCTGCAGACCTCGGCATCGCCGAGGGGACGGTGAAGTCGCGACTACACTATGCCGTGCGGGCGTTGCGACTCACTCTGCAGGAACTTGGAGTTACCCGATGA
- the map gene encoding type I methionyl aminopeptidase, which translates to MTPLARLRNRKVVPQRSDGELDAMAAAGAVVAAALQAVRAAAVSGVSTLSLDEIAESVIRDAGAVPSFLGYHGYPASICASVNERVVHGIPSAAEVLAAGDLVSIDCGAVLDGWHGDAAITFGIGALDAADEALSQATRESLEAGIAAMVPGNRLTDVSHAIERGTHAAEERHSRAFGIVEGYGGHGIGRQMHMDPFLPNEGSPGRGPLLAPGSVLAIEPMLTLGTGKTVVLDDQWTVITTDGSRAAHWEHTVAVTDAGPRILTLA; encoded by the coding sequence ATGACCCCGCTGGCACGGCTGCGGAATCGCAAGGTGGTGCCGCAGCGCAGCGACGGCGAACTCGACGCGATGGCCGCGGCGGGCGCGGTCGTGGCGGCCGCGCTGCAGGCCGTGCGCGCCGCTGCGGTATCCGGGGTATCGACGCTGAGCCTGGACGAGATCGCCGAATCGGTGATCCGCGACGCCGGCGCGGTGCCGTCGTTCCTGGGCTATCACGGCTACCCGGCGTCGATCTGCGCATCGGTCAACGAGCGGGTGGTCCACGGAATCCCTTCGGCTGCTGAGGTTTTGGCGGCGGGTGACCTGGTCTCGATCGACTGCGGCGCGGTGCTGGACGGCTGGCACGGCGACGCCGCGATCACCTTCGGCATCGGGGCCCTGGACGCGGCCGACGAAGCGCTGTCGCAGGCCACCAGGGAATCGCTGGAGGCGGGGATCGCGGCGATGGTGCCCGGCAACCGGCTGACCGACGTCTCGCACGCCATCGAGCGGGGCACGCACGCGGCCGAGGAACGCCACTCGCGGGCCTTCGGGATCGTCGAGGGCTACGGCGGCCACGGCATCGGCCGGCAGATGCACATGGACCCCTTCCTGCCCAACGAGGGCTCACCCGGGCGCGGCCCGCTGCTGGCCCCCGGGTCGGTGCTGGCCATCGAACCGATGCTGACGCTGGGAACCGGCAAGACCGTCGTGCTCGACGACCAGTGGACGGTCATCACCACCGACGGCTCGCGTGCGGCACACTGGGAGCACACCGTCGCGGTCACCGACGCCGGGCCGCGCATCCTGACCTTGGCCTAG
- a CDS encoding adenylate kinase gives MRVVLLGPPGAGKGTQAQKLSEKLGIPQISTGELFRSNIENGTKLGLEAKRYLDAGDLVPSELTNQLVDDRLSDPDAANGFILDGFPRSLQQAKALHEMLERRGTDIDAVLEFRVSQDELLQRLKSRGRADDTDDVILNRMKVYRDETAPLLDYYRDELKTVDAIGTMDEVFARALQALGK, from the coding sequence GTGAGAGTCGTTTTGCTGGGTCCGCCGGGGGCGGGCAAGGGGACGCAGGCGCAGAAGCTCTCCGAAAAGCTGGGGATCCCGCAAATCTCCACCGGTGAGCTGTTCCGCAGCAACATCGAGAACGGCACCAAACTGGGCCTGGAGGCCAAGCGCTACCTGGACGCCGGCGACCTGGTGCCCTCGGAGCTGACCAACCAGCTCGTCGATGACCGGCTGAGCGACCCGGACGCGGCCAACGGCTTCATCCTGGATGGGTTTCCGCGGTCGCTGCAGCAGGCCAAGGCGCTGCACGAGATGCTCGAACGCCGCGGCACCGACATCGACGCGGTGCTGGAGTTCCGGGTCTCCCAGGACGAGCTGCTGCAACGCCTCAAGTCGCGCGGACGCGCCGACGACACCGACGACGTCATCCTGAACCGGATGAAGGTCTACCGCGACGAGACCGCGCCGTTGCTGGACTACTACCGCGACGAACTCAAGACCGTCGACGCCATCGGCACCATGGACGAAGTGTTCGCGCGCGCGCTGCAAGCCCTGGGCAAGTAA
- the secY gene encoding preprotein translocase subunit SecY gives MLSAFISSLRTVDLRRKILFTLGIVVLYRVGAALPSPGVNYPNVQQCIKEASGGAAGQIYSLINLFSGGALLKLTVFAVGVMPYITASIIVQLLTVVIPRFEELRKEGQSGQAKMTQYTRYLAIALAVLQATSIVALAANGGLLQGCSLDIIADQSILTLVVIVLVMTGGAALVMWMGELITERGIGNGMSLLIFVGIAARIPAEGKTILDSRGGMIFTAVLIAALIIIVGVVFVEQGQRRIPVQYAKRMVGRRMYGGTSTYLPLKVNQAGVIPVIFASSLIYIPHLITQLIRSGSGGVGNSWWDKFVGSYLSDPSDPVYIGIYFGLIIFFTYFYVSITFNPDERADEMKKFGGFIPGIRPGKPTADYLRFVLSRITLPGSIYLGAISVLPNLFLQIGNGGAVQNLPFGGTAVLIMIGVGLDTVKQIESQLMQRNYEGFLK, from the coding sequence TTGCTTTCCGCTTTCATCTCATCGCTGCGGACAGTCGACCTGAGACGGAAGATCCTCTTCACGCTTGGCATCGTCGTCTTGTACCGGGTTGGCGCCGCGTTGCCCTCCCCGGGCGTCAACTATCCGAACGTCCAGCAGTGCATCAAAGAGGCCAGCGGCGGCGCGGCCGGACAGATCTATTCGCTGATCAACCTGTTCTCCGGCGGCGCGCTGCTCAAACTCACCGTATTCGCGGTGGGGGTGATGCCCTACATCACCGCCAGCATCATCGTGCAGCTGCTCACGGTGGTCATCCCGCGGTTCGAGGAGCTGCGCAAGGAAGGCCAGTCCGGCCAGGCCAAGATGACGCAGTACACCCGCTACCTGGCGATCGCGCTGGCCGTCCTGCAGGCCACCAGCATCGTGGCGCTGGCCGCCAACGGGGGCCTGCTGCAGGGCTGCTCGCTCGACATCATCGCCGACCAGAGCATCTTGACGCTGGTTGTCATCGTGTTGGTGATGACCGGCGGCGCGGCGCTGGTGATGTGGATGGGCGAGCTGATCACCGAACGCGGCATCGGTAACGGCATGTCGCTGCTGATCTTCGTCGGCATCGCGGCCCGCATCCCGGCCGAGGGCAAAACCATCCTGGACAGCCGCGGCGGGATGATCTTCACCGCCGTGCTCATCGCCGCGCTGATCATCATCGTCGGCGTGGTGTTCGTCGAGCAGGGCCAGCGCCGCATCCCGGTGCAGTACGCCAAGCGCATGGTCGGGCGGCGCATGTACGGCGGCACGTCGACGTATCTGCCGCTCAAGGTCAACCAGGCCGGTGTGATCCCGGTGATCTTCGCGTCCTCGCTCATCTATATCCCGCACCTGATCACCCAGCTGATCCGAAGCGGCAGCGGCGGTGTGGGCAACAGCTGGTGGGACAAGTTCGTCGGCAGCTACCTGTCCGACCCCAGCGATCCCGTCTACATCGGCATCTATTTCGGGCTGATCATCTTCTTCACGTACTTCTACGTGTCGATCACCTTCAATCCTGATGAGCGCGCCGACGAGATGAAGAAGTTCGGCGGGTTCATCCCCGGGATCCGGCCGGGCAAGCCGACCGCCGATTACCTGCGGTTCGTGCTGAGCCGGATCACGTTGCCGGGCTCGATTTACCTCGGCGCGATCTCGGTGCTGCCCAACCTGTTCTTGCAGATCGGTAACGGCGGGGCGGTTCAGAATCTGCCGTTCGGCGGTACCGCGGTTTTGATCATGATTGGCGTGGGCTTGGATACGGTCAAGCAGATCGAGAGCCAGCTCATGCAGCGCAACTATGAAGGGTTCCTCAAGTGA
- a CDS encoding SAM-dependent methyltransferase: MTRTDQDSWDLASSVGATATMVAAARALASGGTNPIINDPFAAPLVRAVGLDFFRRLVDGEITEPDSDGAPGGGAKDLALETDSIAVRTRFFDDFFLNAARDGIRQSVILAAGLDARAYRLGWPPGSVVYEVDQPKVVEFKSATLASLAAAPAADRRTVSIDLREDWPAALRGSGFDVSQPTAWSAEGLLMYLPPEAQDRLFDHITALSAPGSKLATEYHPDNGTTMTQRAREFNDRWANVGCDIDLSGLFFDGERSNVVDYLTGTGWQVTTRPRRDLFGDYGLEFPDDDGTAQHPNIVSVIATLGS; encoded by the coding sequence ATGACACGCACTGACCAAGACAGTTGGGACTTGGCCTCGAGCGTCGGCGCCACGGCCACGATGGTCGCCGCGGCCCGCGCGCTGGCCAGCGGGGGGACGAATCCGATCATCAACGACCCGTTTGCCGCGCCGTTGGTGCGGGCGGTCGGCCTGGATTTCTTCCGCCGCCTGGTCGACGGCGAGATCACCGAGCCCGATTCCGACGGGGCGCCCGGAGGCGGCGCGAAGGACCTGGCGCTCGAGACCGATTCGATCGCGGTGCGCACCCGCTTCTTCGACGACTTCTTCCTCAATGCCGCCCGCGACGGGATCCGCCAGTCGGTGATCCTGGCTGCCGGCCTCGACGCCCGCGCCTACCGGCTGGGCTGGCCGCCCGGCAGCGTGGTGTACGAGGTCGATCAGCCCAAGGTCGTCGAGTTCAAGAGCGCGACCCTGGCCAGCCTGGCCGCCGCCCCGGCCGCGGACCGGCGGACCGTCAGCATCGACCTGCGCGAGGACTGGCCGGCGGCGTTGCGCGGCAGCGGTTTCGACGTGTCGCAACCGACGGCGTGGAGCGCCGAAGGCCTGCTGATGTACCTGCCGCCCGAGGCGCAGGACCGGCTCTTCGACCACATCACCGCGCTCAGCGCGCCCGGAAGCAAGCTGGCCACCGAATACCACCCCGACAACGGGACGACGATGACGCAACGCGCGCGGGAGTTCAACGACAGGTGGGCCAACGTCGGCTGCGACATCGACCTGTCGGGCCTGTTCTTCGACGGCGAACGCAGCAACGTCGTCGACTACCTCACCGGCACCGGGTGGCAGGTGACCACCCGCCCGCGGCGCGATCTGTTCGGCGACTACGGCCTGGAATTCCCCGACGACGACGGGACGGCGCAGCACCCCAACATCGTCTCGGTCATCGCGACGCTGGGCTCGTGA
- a CDS encoding GNAT family N-acetyltransferase, with amino-acid sequence MTDHDRKATRREIADSLSKAVERRHEIADAIVESENRAAAVEAIVRLLDTSHLAAEAVMGMSFDQLTVDSRRKILAELEDLNKQLSFTLGERPASSGETLELRPFSAATDRDIFAVRTEEIGAAGDGSGGPAGSLDDEISAALGRVDDEEAAWFVAVDSGEKVGMVFGELVRGEVNVRIWIHPDHRKRGYGTAALRKSRSEMAWCFPAVPMVVRAPAAKPPAER; translated from the coding sequence ATGACCGACCACGACCGCAAAGCCACCCGCCGGGAAATCGCCGACTCTCTGTCCAAAGCCGTGGAGCGGCGGCACGAAATCGCCGACGCCATCGTGGAATCAGAGAACAGGGCGGCCGCGGTGGAGGCGATCGTCCGGTTGCTCGACACCTCGCACCTGGCCGCCGAGGCGGTGATGGGCATGTCGTTCGATCAGCTCACCGTCGACTCGCGTCGCAAGATCCTGGCCGAACTCGAAGACCTGAACAAGCAGCTGAGCTTCACCCTCGGCGAGCGTCCGGCGAGCTCGGGGGAGACCCTGGAGCTCCGCCCCTTCTCCGCCGCGACCGACCGCGACATCTTCGCCGTGCGCACCGAGGAGATCGGCGCGGCCGGTGACGGTTCCGGCGGGCCCGCCGGCAGCCTGGACGACGAGATCAGCGCGGCCCTGGGGCGCGTCGACGACGAGGAGGCCGCGTGGTTCGTGGCCGTCGACTCCGGTGAGAAGGTCGGCATGGTGTTCGGCGAGCTGGTCCGCGGCGAGGTCAACGTGCGGATCTGGATTCACCCCGATCATCGCAAGCGGGGCTACGGCACCGCCGCGCTGCGCAAGTCGCGCTCGGAGATGGCGTGGTGTTTCCCCGCGGTCCCGATGGTCGTGCGCGCTCCGGCGGCCAAACCCCCCGCCGAACGCTAG